The stretch of DNA ACCTTCCAGTATGGCAGAAAAAGTTGGTAATGGAAAGTCTAGCTGACTCGATTTTCATTCGTGGGTTGTGATAAAAATTATCATGGAAGTTTAGGGGAAAAATTGTGGATAGGGGATGGTGAAGATATTCTTTTTTATTGCCCCCCTCTTTTTTGTTGTAAAATCTCCTGTAACCTTTTCTGGTTTCCCACCGTCTTTATATAATGAAAAAGAATTCTTTTTCATTAAAAACGCCGCGCCGGATGTGATCAGGCCGGCAGGTAAAAAGTTCCTTAAGGAGAGGCGCCCCTTGTGGCAGGAATTGTACCGGTTGATTTACCACTACTTCAGCGGCCTGGGGCTGGCCCGGGAAGATGCCGAGGACCTGGCCCAGGAGACGCTGGTGGCGGCCTACCTCCACCTGGACGGGGTGCGGCCGGGAAAGTTAAGGGCCTGGCTTTTCACTGTCGCCCGCCACAAGTACATTGACTGGCTGCGCCGCTCCCCCAAGGGGGTGGTGCTGGTGAATTTTCCTGCGGAAGAGCTGACGGACGGGGCACGGGGGCCGGAGGAAGCCGCGCTCGCCGGGGCGGTCCGGGAGGCGGTGGTGGCTGCGCTGAACCGCTTAAGCCCCCCGGAGCGGACCCTGCTGGCGCTGAAGTATAACCTGGGCCTGAGCACGGAAGAGATGGCCGCAGCCCTGAAGATGAAGCCCGGCACCGTCAAAGTGAGGCTCTTCCGGGCCAGGCAGAAGTTTAAAGAGGAATACACAAAGCTCTGGGAGGGCTGATCATGACCGAAAAAGAGTTGAACATGGGCGAAAAAGAAGGTGAAACTTCGGGAGGACTGGCCGGGGGCGAAGAAGAACAGTTTTTTTTGGATGAGCGGCGCTTTTTACACCGGGTGCGGTGGCGCAGCGCCTTACGCACGATCCTGATTGCCCTGGGGGTGATGGTGGTCAGTTTCGCGCTCCTTTTTGTGTGGACCAGGCACCTCCTGAACGAGCAGAGGAACCGCATCGATAGTTATTACCCCGACCTGGTCCGGTACAGCACCCCCAACACCATTGCCGTCCGCGGCTCCTGCCAGGATGTGGGCTGGCTGGGGCAGCAAAGGGAATACCTCCTGGTCCGGATGGTCGGCGACCACCCCGTTTACGTCGGCACCACCAGGGTGGAATACCAGGTTTGGGGCGGGGAAATGTTCCGGGACCCGGACCAGACCGTGCTCCGGGCGGGGGGCCGGGAATACCTGCTGCCCGGCGCGGTCCCGCGGTTAAGGTTTTTCCACCCGGCGGTAACCCACGAACAGCTTCCCCGCCAGTTCGACCGCTTGAACGGAATACCCGCCGATAAAACGGTAGAAATGGCCCTGTCCTTTAGCCGCCTGCTCACCAGGGAAGAGATGACCGCCTTGCTTCCCGCGGGGGTGGAGCCGCTCTGGGGCGCCATCTCCGCCTACAGCAACGAGGAAATTGCGGTGGCGGGCAAGAAAAGCCCATTTGCGGCGCATAGCCTGGCACACCGGCTGGTGGGCCTTCCCCTGGGCGGTTTCCGGGACGGGGAGGACGCGGAGCTAAGGTTTACCGAAGAAAAATTTCCCGAAGAATTGCGGCGTTTAAGCGGGATTCCCAGTTACTCTTCTGAATTGCTCAAGCGCACGGCCGATTATCTACAGAAGAACGGCATCCGCTACTACGGCCTGGTGGTTTGCGGCAAACCGGCCGATCTTTTAAAATTGCAGGATAACCCGGTGGTTTCCGCAGCCGTTGTAGGGGCGGTCGCCGGGAGGGAGTAGCAGGGGCACAGGGGATGGAGCCGGCTTCATTCTTCCGGTTTTACCCCCTCGAAATACTGCCAGACCAGGGACTGCAGGGCCGGCGGCAGGGGCGCCCGGGACAACGATTCCCGGGCTTCGGCTTTATACGCAGCATAAACTTCGCTGTAGGGACGTATGGCCCCCAGGGTCGTGGGGGACTGGTGCAGGCCCACCTGTTCGCCGGCTTCACCGGGACGCACCTGCCCGGCCACCCGGGATTCCTCCCCCCTGCCCCCCAGCAAGGAGGGTGCATAGATTGTCTCCATCCCTCCGCCGGAATGACCGGCCCCCTGGCCGCCCGTCCCGTTGCCGCCACCACCCCTACCGATGCCATTGCCTCCATTGCCCCGTCCACCGGAACCGGTATTCTCTCCACCACCGTTACCGCCGCCGGTCCGATCTCCCGTGCCCTGACCCTGACCGGTGCTTCCGGCCCCGCTCCCGGAAGCATAGTAGCCATCGCCGGCATTGCCGCTCCCGGCAGCACCAGTACCCCCAGCATTTCCGGTTGCCGCCCCCGGCGCACCAGTCCCTGCACCTGCCGGATTTGCGGCTCCACCGGGGTAACCGCCGGCCCCGGCCATTTCGGCTCCCGGACCGCCGGGATAACCGGCGTTTCCGGCCATAGCCAGGGCAGATGCCGGAGCCCCCGCAGCAAGTTGCCGGGCCAGGCCGTTAAAGACGGAGGATGCCGCGGCCAGCCGGGAAGCGGCCAGGGCTGTTTCCGCCAGTTCACCCAGCGCAGAGGCCAGGGCTTCACCGGCACTGTCGGAATGATTACCCTTACCGCCTCCTACCCCCTGGGAACTGCCCGCCGGATCACCCTCACCGCCGTCCTTGCCCCCCAGCATGGCCCGGGCCGCATCCCGCAGGCTCTGGCGAAGGGCAGGGGTTTTCACCGCTTCCGCCCCCTGGAACAGGGCCAGGGCCCGCTCTTCCCTTTCTTTCCCGTCAGCCGCCCCGAAGAGCTGGCGGGCCAGCTCCTGGGTTTTTGCGGCATCTCCGTTTTCTAAAGCGGCTGCTAAGCCCTTTAAAACCCGGTCATTTTTGCGCTCCCAGAGGGCCGCCAGTTCCCGTACATCCCGGCGGGCGCCGGGGTTAAGGCCCCTCAGCAGATCATCCAGCTCCCGGCTCGAACGTTCCAGCCGGGTAGCTGCCTCCATCCTATTCCGGGCCTTGCTCACTGCCCGGGGAAGGGCGGCCAGCTCACGGCGCACTTCTTCCGGCAGCAAATTCTGGGCACCAAGCTTTAAGTGCTGTACTTTTTCCACCGCCAGCCGGGACTGCCTGGCCGCCTCCGCCAGGGCCGCCCGTTCTTCACGCCGGGCGTCCCAATGGGAAGCAAGGGGGTTGGGCATCAGGGAAAGGACGAGCAACACCGCTGCCACCAGGCTGGCATGCCCCCAGGGCCCGGCGGCGGGCATGATTGGGTAGATGCGCTCCAGCCTGGGACCCAGCTCACGGCAGGCGGCCAGGGATTCCCCTATCGCCGCCCGGGCCCAGGGATCCGGCGGGGACTGCCGGGCCAGGAGGCGATAGGCGGTGATGGCACGCCCGTCCAGGCCAAGGGAATCGGCCACCCGCACCACATCCAGGGCATCGGGACGTCTATAGGCACGCCAGGCAACCACCAGCAAGGCCGAAGCTCCGCCCGTTACGGCGGCCCACAGGCCCGGCAAGCCTACCGGCGTCAACCGCAGCAACACCAGTGTCCCAGCAGCCAGGGCCATCCCCCACAAAAGAGCCAGACGCAGGCTCTCCAGCAGGTAGCGGGTGCGCACCCGCCTCAACAGCGACGACAGGGCATCCGCCAGGTCGGCATGAGGCCAGCCATGGCGCTTTTTCTGGCAAGACATCAACATACCGCGGAAGCTTTTGATCATAACGAAATCCCTCCCTGCCCCCTGGCCCTGGCCCGCCGGGAGGCCAGCCATACCGACCAGGGCTTGCGGGGGGCAATGACCAGAACCGATACTACCAGGGAGATCACCGCGAGTATTCCCTGGCAGAGGGCAAAACGGGCCCAGGACGGTAACCCGGCCCTTACCGGGGCCCCGGGATATACGCCCGGGTAGCCCGGCCCGTAAGCAGAGGTCCCGAACACCGGACCCGTCTGGAACTGGCGCATGATTTCGTTGAGCAGCGTTCCCACCAGGGGGATGCGGCCGCTCATGGACAGCCCTTCATTTTCCATACCGGGCAGGGCCGGGGAAAGGGCCGCCAGAGGGCTCAGGTAAACATACCAGGGTGGGCCGGGGACGGACTGCCACGGCTCACCAGCCGGTACGGGCATATCTCCCGCCGGCTGCCTGCCGGCACTGACCACTCCTGCCACTACCAGGGAACCAAAGACCAGCATAAAGACCAGGACCAGGGAAACAATAGTGGCCGCCTGGCTGCGGCGCAAAATGGCCGACAGGGCCAGGCCCAGGGCACCGTAGCCCAAACCGGTGGTTAAGGCTACCACCAGGGCCATGCCCATGTTGGTCAGGGGTACCCCGCCGAAAAGAAAGACCACCGCCAGCACCGGCAGGGCAGCCAGCACCAGGAAGAGGAGGTAGGCCACCGAGGCCAGCCACTTGCCCAGGACAATTCCCGTTAAAGAAGCTCTGGTCACCAGCAGGAGATCATAGGTGCGTCTCTCTCGCTCGCCGCTGATGGCTCCCGCGGCTATGGCCGGGGCAATAAAGGCCAGAAGCAGGATCATGCCCAGGACCAGAAGGCTGTAGAGGTTCAGGCCCACCTGAGGCATGATCTGGCTGGTGCGATCGGTCATGAGCCATAGAAAGGCCAACGTACCGGCACTCATCAACCCCAGGAAAAAGCTGAGCAACAAAGGAGAACGCAGTCCCCGGGTACGGCCACGCATTTCCTTGCCCAGCATGGGAACCAGGCCGTTGCGCAGTCCTTCCCACTGGTTCCGGAGGAATGTTTTCATGCTTCGCCCCCCTCCCTGGCCAGCAGCAAAAAGGTATCCTCCAGGCTCTGCTGTGTCTCGGCAAAATGGGTTACGGCTGCCCCACTGGAGATCATCTCCTTCAACAGGGCCGCCGCCTGGGCCTGGCCGTCGGACAGGCTGAATTCAACCTGTTCCTCCGTGGTATTGATGATTTCCACGCCGGGCCACGCTTCCAGGACGGCCAGCGCCGGGGCCAGGGACCCGTAACAGCGCACGATAAAATTCCGCCGGTGTGCGGCGGCCAGCACTTCGTGCAAAAGCCCCTGGCGCACTATCCGGCCGGCCGTAACCATACCGATGTGGGTGCAGAGATCCGCCAGCTCCGAAAGGATATGGCTGCTGATAATGATGGTCTTGCCCAGACGGCACAATTCCTTTAATATTTCCCTCATTTCCACCCGGGCCAGGGGGTCCAGACCGCTGGCCGGCTCATCCAGGAGCAAAACCTGGGGATCGTGGATCAGGGAGCGGGCCAGGCAAAGGCGCTGCTGCATCCCCCGGGACAGGGTGTCAACAAAGGCCTCCCGCTTGTCCCCCAGTTCCACCAGTTCCAGGAGGTCATCCCGCAACCTGGCCGCCCGCTGGCCCCGGATGCCGTACGCAGCGGCGTAAAACAAAAGGTATTCCCCCACTCTCAGGTCGTCGTACACGCCAAAAAAATCGGGCATATACCCCACCACCCCCCGCACTGCCCGGGGATGGCGCACCACATCGTAGCCCGCTATTTCGGCTGCGCCGCCGTCGGGCAGCAGCAGCCCGGCCAGGATGCGCAGGGTGGTGGTTTTACCGGCCCCGTTCTGCCCGATGAACCCGTAAACGGCCCCCGGAGGCACCGTCATATCCAGCCCCTGCAATGCCATTACCCTTCCGTAGTATTTAACCAGCCCGCTGGTACGGATCATTCCATCACCCCCCTGTAGGCTACCGTGGGCGGCAGGAAGTAAAATCCTCTCCCGGAGGAAAAGCTCTCGCCATTTACCCGCAGCAGTACTTCCCCGCCCGGCCTGGCATATTCTCCAGGCAGGGTAAAACTTTTGGCCCCTGCCAGCGGCTCCCAGCGCCCCCGCCCGGGGTGATACACTTCCAGCGCTCCCGGAGCGACATCCTCCGGATGGGAAGAAGGCGGTCCCACGGCCCCCTTGGGCATACCGGGAGTGGACCGGGTGGGGAAGAAAGGCAGTTCTACCGTAACTTCCTCTACTTTTGCCCCGGCAGGCAAACCCGGCCGGAAGGCATAGGTAATGGAACCGCCATCCAGGCCAATCAGGTTATTATGGCCGGAGATGCCCCGCACCTGCATATCCACCGGTTGAGGCACAACCAGGCCCGCGGGTAAGTCAAAAGCACCTCTGGGGATCGCCAGTTCCGGGTGCAGGAAAATCATGCTGAGGTAGTGGGTTTTGGCCCGCAGGTTTTTCACTTCCACGTCCTGCAACGGGTCGTGGGTCCAGGCCACCAGGGTCAGGGGCTGGCTCACGTTCTCCACCGGCCCGTAGCGGTACATGCCCAGCCACTGGTCCAGCATCATGGCCCGCCGCTGCTCCTCCACGGTCAGCGGCCGGGGCGAGGGTTGATAATCGGGCGGATAATGCCCCCCCGGGGGAGCCCCAGCTTTACTCTTATCACTGCGACCACCCGGTTGCAGGAAAATCTGCCAGGTGGGCAGGTTGGGACGGGGCATCCCCTGGGGATTGTAAGCAGGCGGCACGGGAATGGGCATATCCACGGCCACCTCCTTACCCGGCGCCAGGTCCCCCAGACCCCGGTAATCATCGCCCAGCAGCAGGGTAACGTGGTCCAGGTGAAGGGCGGTACCGTTCTTCACCGTGCCGGTCAGCCGGGACCCTTCCACCCGCAGTTTTGCCGTCAGCCCGGCAACGGCCTCCGCCATGTCCTGGCGAAAAGCAAGGGTGCGCATGGTCCACTGGGATGCATCGCTGAAACGCACCTCCAGGTCGTTTCCCCGGACAATGGTATAGGGCGGCTCTGCCGGCGGGCCGTAAATTTCCCAGGGCCGTTCCCCAAAGGTCTGCACCTGCACCGGACGATCCGGACCGGCCAGGGTGGCGGTAAAAGTGGGCCGGGTTGGTGCAAAAAAGCCCACGGCCGTGCATCCCTGAACCCGGTCCCCGGTGGCGGCATCGGCCACCTGGACCGTATTGACCAGTACACTGGTTCCCGCCCATAACATGTAAAGATATAGACCACCGGTAAAGACCACAGCCAAAAGTGGTACGGCCAGCCAGGTGAATTCGGGCCGTTTGAGCCGCCGTAACAACAGATAAGTTAACGGCCCGGCCACCACCACAAAGGACAGCAGGTAGATCCCCACCATCCACCAGCGGGGAAAGGCCGTTTGGGGCAGGTTATTGGGCAGGTAAGATATGTTCCCCAACCGGGCCATGGGGAAACTGGGGCTGAACCTGTACTCCTCCCGACCCCTTACCATCAGGAGCCTTTCCCACAGGGCCCGGCCCAGGGCGCCGTGATTGAAGGGCTCTTGATTGGGGTCAAAGGTAAGTACGGTAATCCTGCCGCTACCGTAATCTTCCTGTAGCCCCAGGGGACTTTCCGCCGGACCCCACCAGGTCCCCTTCCCGGACAGACGGGCCGCGGGAGCAACTGCAACGCCGGGGGCAGGCTGTTGTAACCATGCCACCGCCGGCTGCCAGTTATTACGGCCGGTTATCCCCCGGCTGCTGATGGTGGTGACTCCGGCCGGCAGGGCAGCCAGGGTCTCGTTGACCTCCAATCCGCCGGCCAGCACCAGGTGCCCTCCCAGTTCCACCCATTCGGCCAGGGCGCGCCGCTGCTCCTCCGTCAGGGTACCCGCCCCGGAACCGGTAACGAAAATGGTGGCAAAGGCATTCAGATCTTCACCATGCCGGGGAAAAAGGTCCGCTGTAAGCGGTATTAGCCGGGGAGCCCGGGGAACACCGTCGGGCATGGTCAGGCGCACCTTTTCCAGCGCCGGAGGCACCTGCCCGAGCACCCCGACGGCACCTGCCGTGGGACCAGATATCATACCCGCACTGCCCGGTACATTCATTTCTACGCTTCCAAGGACCTTTTGCCCCTCCAGAAAACGGAAGATCATCTTGTCCCCGGGACCATGCCAGGGAAACCATAGCACCACCCGCTTTTCCGCACCGGCGGGCAGGGAAACTTTCTCGCCAAAGGCTGAGGCGGGAATAAAAATGGGCGGCCCCGGTTTGGTACCGGGTGGAGAACCGGGCGGCGGAGGTGGTTGGTGCTTATAGTGGTTGATTACTTCCACCACACCGCTGATGTCCCGCCCGCTGGTATTTTTCAGGGTTACCACCGCCGGACCCGTACTACCCGGCACCACCTGTCCCCGCCAGCCCGGTTCCACGTTCATTTTGACGGGACCGGACCGGGCAGTTGCCGCCGGCGGCGCAGCAAAAACCACCCGGGAAAAACAAAAGAGCATTACAAGGGTGAGTATGGCGGCCAGCCAGCGCCACGCCGGCAGTCGCCGGAAAAATTGTCTGGCGACACCGTGGCAGCAACCTTTCACTGCCGGCAAAGGCCGATACTGGCCCCCACGCGCGCAAAAAATTTGATTTCCCGCCAGCGATTCAGTTAACCGTTGGGAAAAGTTTTGCCACATCAACCCTTTTGACCCCACCCCTTTCGTTTCATCCTGCTCATTCCAACCAGGCTTTCGTAATAAACCCATCCTGTTCTCCCCTTTTAGCTAATTGCAAGCTAAAGTGCAGTGAAGCCTGGCACCTGCATCAACCCGGCCAGACCCGGCCTTCTCCCCCGGCACATCCCTGTACCATCTCATACCTCTATATCATAGACGAACCGGATGGTCCTCTGGTTCCATTGCCGGGCAAATTTTTGGGGAAAATTGTCCCGGCAATATTATGCGGGCTTGTAGCTAAAAAAGCCGGTCGCGGGACAATACCTGTACCCGCGACCTCTGTTTGACATCCATAACTTTTCCCCGGGTCAACTGACCGTAAAAGATCAAAAAAGAGTATGATTCCCCACCGGGAAATCCACGCTCATCAGCGAGCAGTTGACCACTACACCCTCGGAGTGGCAAAGACAATTAGACCTTAACCTGCCTGCTTCCCGGCCATAATCTGCTCCAGAAGGCGCTTTAGTTCCCGGAGCTGGCTTTCCAGGAGCTGTAGCTTTTGTACCGCCTGGCTGGGGCAGCAGTTACCGTACTGGGCACAGGCACTGCAGGGGTCGGTATAGGCCAGCGGGCACCCGGTCATTTCAATTCCCCCCTTTCCTCTGGTTGCCGACAAAAAACGCCCACTGCCGGTAGCCCTGATTACTGGACCGGCCCGTGGGCGCCGTCGCCATATCCCGTGTCACCGTTGACACAATTATTTGTATTTTCAGTATATCACAACCTGTGCCTCCGGGCAAGAATTCATTTTGGGGCTTAGCAGGTGCAGGGAGGGCAGATGTTTTTTTACTTTACCGCAAATTTTTTGTTTTTTTCGCCGGGTGGCAGGAATTTCTTGTTTTATGACGAAACAAAAGTAAAAAGGCTGGTTATTCCTACCTGGAGAGACCTTAAAACATGTTTGGAGAAACATTACCCCAGGCATTGCTGGCATTACCCGTACAGGACCTGCCTGAAAGTATTGTCATGGCCATGGCCGTTTTTGCCCTCCTGGGCCTGCCGCTGGAATGGAAAAAAATCGCAGCGGTAGCCCTTTTACAGACAGTCACCAACCTGGTGCGTTTACTGCCCATTGCCTTTGGGATGCACACGGTGATTTTGACCATTTCCCTGGCAGCTTACACCAGGCTGGTCACGGGTGCCAGGCTCAGCAGGGTTTTTCTTGCGATCATAATTTGTTTTATTGTTATTTTTACCGTAGAACTGATAAGCGTTAAGCCATTAATGGCGATAAGCAACCTTTCATATGAACAGGCAGTTAAAAACCCTCTGTTAAGAGGCCTTTTCAGCCTTCCCTATGAGGTTGCCTTATTAATGCTGGCCCTGGTGAAAAATTATTTCAACCAGCGGAACGGCAAACAAGCATCCAGGTGATGCCTAGATGGTTCGTTTTAGTCCCTCCCGGGAATTTGCCGGTTACCTGCGCAAAACCCTGGCGCTAACAGAAGAGCAGGAAGAGATTGCGGCCTATAGTCTCTTGCTCCTCTTTCAGACCGTCATCTCCATGCTGGGCATATCACTGGTGGCATGGCTGGCAGGATGCCTGCCGGCCGCCCTGGCAACACTTTTTGTAAGCGCATTCCTGCGCTCTTTTTCCGGCGGCGCCCATTGTACATCGCCCGCACGGTGTACTATTTTAAGTATCCTGACTGTCCCCTTGTTTGGAACGCTGGCAACCCATCTCACCCCATTCTTTCCACGCCCATTACTGGCCCTGGTAATTCTGGCCGGCGGGGCACTGGCTTTTGCGGTTGTCTGGCGGCTGGCACCGGTGGATTCCCCGGCCAAGCCCATTACCTCACCACGGGAACGGCAACGTTTCCGTTACCTCTCCGTATCAGCAGTGGCAGGCATTGTCACGCTTCAATCTGTCCTGCTCGGATTCCATGCTTCTAATATGGCGGCACTAATCCTGGCTGCTGAAATGGGTATGCTGTGGCAGGTATTTTCCCTGACCCGTACCGGCCACCGCTTTGTAGCCAGGTTAGACAAGCTGTTAAAATTCACCTGAGTGGGGAGGTGATTCTACCAAATGAAGAGGTTATACTTTGGTGCTTTATCTGCCCTTTTTAGTGTGTTACTTTTTGTTGCCACCGTGAGTATAAAACCTACGTGCGTATCATGGTTCTACCAACCAGAAGTACCTCGTGCTCTGAAAAAATAGCGTTTCCAGCGTTTTAGGAGAGGTTTCCTCTCCTAAAAGCCTTTTATACTACGAGAGGTATTTTTATGATCACATGGAAAGAAAAAAGACAAAGAAATATAACGGAGCATATCACTTGTACGCAGATCCTATGTATTCTATTAGCATTACTGGCAATACCAGCTTTATATAATTTTTCACCGTGGGAAACATACATATATTTTTTTAATTCCTGGTCAATCTTTTTAGTAACAATTACTCTAATTATTATTTTATATTTAATCAATAAAATTGGTTACCAAAAAGTAACGTATCTTCCTCATATAAGCGAATTATTAATAATTTGCATTTTACTACCCCTTACTCTTTCTTTGTCTGTAGCCTTTCCGGCAACTAAATCCCTTCTCCTTATACCGGTAATTATCGCCGCTACCACCTGGGGTAAAAAGGTTGGGGTGGCAGTGGCCGCCTTTTCCAGCTGCGTGGTGCTTATCAGCGATTTATTCCCCATCCTGCGTTCTTTTTCACCCCGGGCTTTCCAGATAGATCTGGTCAATGCCGGTGTAATCGTCCTGGCGGGGTGGTTTATCGGCGGGCTTACGGATATCGAAACCGAAACCAGGAACAGCCTGATCCACCTGGCCAATACCGACGGCCTGACCGGATTGTACAATCACCGGTACTTCCAGGAAGAACTGCGCTGCCGCCTGACAGAAGCCGAAAAAACCGGCAGGCCTTTAAGCCTGATCATGATGGACATAGACTACTTCAAGTTCTATAACGATGCCTTCGGTCACCAGAAGGGTGATCAAGTCCTGGCCACCATCGGCCGTATACTGGCCCGGCTGGTAAAGGAGCCTTCTTTTGCGGCCCGTTATGGAGGAGAAGAATTTGTAGTAGTCATGCCCGGGGTGGACCGGGAGGCAGCCCGGGAACTGGACGAGCAGATCAAGCGGGAGGTGGCCGGTTTTCCCTTCGAAGGTGCCGAAAACCTGCCGGCAGGGAGGATGACCATCTCCTCGGGCATAGCCTGCTATCCCGGGGACGGTACCACCGCGCGGGAACTGGTCCGGGTGGCGGATGACGCCCTTTACCGGGCCAAATACGGCCGGAAAACCCACCTGTACTTCTCTGTCGTGGACGAACTGCGCGCCTTTAGCCACTCGGAAAAAGAGCTCTTTAATTCATTAAAAACCCTTCTTACCATTATTAACGCCAGGGACCGTTATACCTTCGGACATTCCGAGCGGGTGGCCGGTTACGCCGTAGCCCTGGCGGAGAGGATGGGGCTTCCCCCGAATCATGTCAGCCTGCTCCAGTGCGGTGCGTACCTGCACGATATAGGCAAGGTTGAGATACCACCGGAAATACTGAACAAGCCCGGCAAACTTGATCAAAATGAATGGGAGATGATTAAAAACCATCCTGACTGGGGCGGGAACATTGTCCGCCCCCTTACCCTGCTCTCGGCCATTGTCCCGCTGATCCGTCACCATCACGAAAATTACGACGGTACGGGTTATCCGGACGGGCTGGCGGGGGAAGAAATCCCCCTTTTTGCCCGTATTTTACGCATTGTCGATAGCTTTGACGCCATGACCACAGACCGCCCCTATAAAGCGGCGAAAACCCCCCGGGAAGCGTGTATGGTCTTAAAACAAGAAGCCGGGAAAATGTTTGACCCTCACCTGGTGGAGTTGTTCACGGAAATCATCATGAAACAGGAGGCGCGTAGCAGGTAATCACTCGCTCATGAATGTGCTTAAAATGACACCGGCAGCCTGAACTCCTGTAATCCGAAATCTACCCTGCCCGCCAGGCAATGGGCATACGCCGGCCCGTACCAAAGGCCCTGGAGGTCACCCGCAGGCCCGGCGCAGCCTGGCGGCGCTTGTACTCGGCCCGGTCCACCTTGCGAATTACTTCCCTGACCAGCTCCGGGTCGAAACCACGGGCGGCAATTTCATCAGCCGACTTCTCCTCTTCGATGTATGCCTGCAGGATGGCGTCCAGCACCTCGTAGGGAGGGAGGGAGTCCTGGTCCACCTGGCCCGGTTTCAACTCCGCCGAAGGGGGCTTAACCAACACGCTGCGGGGAATAATTTCCCGCTCCCGGTTGATATAGCGGGCCAACTGGTAAACCATCACCTTGGGCACATCGGCCAGCACTGCCAGCCCTCCGGACATGTCGCCGTAGAGGGTGCAGTAGCCTACAGCCATCTCGGACTTGTTGCCGGTGGTAAGGACAAGGTAGCCCTCCCGGTTGGAAATGAACATGAGGATATTGCCCCGGATGCGGGCCTGGATGTTCTCCTCCGCCAGGTCTCCGTACGGGTCGCCACCCCGATTCATGGCTTCCAGAAAAGCACTGAACATTCCTTCGATAGGCACTTCCCGGAAGGCAATGCCCAGGTTTTCCGCCAGTTTCCGGGCATCGGAACGGCTGCCGGGAGAGGAGTAGCGGGAGGGCATGGAAACCCCCAGCACGTTCTCCGGCCCCAGAGCCGCGGCAGCCAGGGCGGCAGTGACGGAGGAATCAATGCCTCCGCTCAGGCCGATGACGGCCTTTCTGAAACCGGTCTTCCGCATATAGTCGGCGATTCCCAGCACGAGCGCCCGGTAAACGTAGCCGGTGTCTTCCCCGGGCAGGCGTCCGGGGGAAACTTCCAGACAGGGGTAAAGCTGCGGCGCGGCATCCACCGGTTCCCCGGTAGGGCAGCGGAGCCTCCCCATCGTCCTCACCAGCACCCCCATGGCGCCTGTTCTTGCTACTTCCAGCAGGACCACGTCCTCCTCAAAACTGGCCGCGAGGCAGGCCACCTGGCCGGAGGGGTTCACGGCCAGGCTGGAACCGTCAAAGATTAGTTCATCGTTGCCCCCCACCTGGTTGGCATAAATAAGGGGGCGGCCGTATTTTCTGGCAATGCTCCGGATCATGTCCACCCGCAGGCCGATCTTGCCGTAATGATATGGGGAGGCCGACAGGTTTATGATCAGGTCCGCCCCTTTGTCCACCAGCTCTTCCACGGGGTCTATTTCATAAAGCCGGCGGTTCCAGTAGTCCTTGTCATTCCAGATGTCTTCGCAGATGGTCAGGCCAAGGTTAAAATCCCCCAGCCGCACCGGAGCCCTTTCCCGGGCAGGCCTGAAATACCGGCTTTCGTCAAAGACGTCGTAGTTGGGAAGCAGACTCTTGTCCTGCCGGAAGAATAAACTTCCTCCTGCATAGAGCAGCGCGGCATTGTAAAGAAAGTCCCCTTCTCCCTTGACCGGGGCGCCCACCAAAAGGG from Desulfofundulus luciae encodes:
- a CDS encoding RNA polymerase sigma factor, coding for MWQELYRLIYHYFSGLGLAREDAEDLAQETLVAAYLHLDGVRPGKLRAWLFTVARHKYIDWLRRSPKGVVLVNFPAEELTDGARGPEEAALAGAVREAVVAALNRLSPPERTLLALKYNLGLSTEEMAAALKMKPGTVKVRLFRARQKFKEEYTKLWEG
- a CDS encoding anti sigma factor C-terminal domain-containing protein, which gives rise to MTEKELNMGEKEGETSGGLAGGEEEQFFLDERRFLHRVRWRSALRTILIALGVMVVSFALLFVWTRHLLNEQRNRIDSYYPDLVRYSTPNTIAVRGSCQDVGWLGQQREYLLVRMVGDHPVYVGTTRVEYQVWGGEMFRDPDQTVLRAGGREYLLPGAVPRLRFFHPAVTHEQLPRQFDRLNGIPADKTVEMALSFSRLLTREEMTALLPAGVEPLWGAISAYSNEEIAVAGKKSPFAAHSLAHRLVGLPLGGFRDGEDAELRFTEEKFPEELRRLSGIPSYSSELLKRTADYLQKNGIRYYGLVVCGKPADLLKLQDNPVVSAAVVGAVAGRE
- a CDS encoding ABC transporter permease, producing MKTFLRNQWEGLRNGLVPMLGKEMRGRTRGLRSPLLLSFFLGLMSAGTLAFLWLMTDRTSQIMPQVGLNLYSLLVLGMILLLAFIAPAIAAGAISGERERRTYDLLLVTRASLTGIVLGKWLASVAYLLFLVLAALPVLAVVFLFGGVPLTNMGMALVVALTTGLGYGALGLALSAILRRSQAATIVSLVLVFMLVFGSLVVAGVVSAGRQPAGDMPVPAGEPWQSVPGPPWYVYLSPLAALSPALPGMENEGLSMSGRIPLVGTLLNEIMRQFQTGPVFGTSAYGPGYPGVYPGAPVRAGLPSWARFALCQGILAVISLVVSVLVIAPRKPWSVWLASRRARARGQGGISL
- a CDS encoding ABC transporter ATP-binding protein, whose product is MIRTSGLVKYYGRVMALQGLDMTVPPGAVYGFIGQNGAGKTTTLRILAGLLLPDGGAAEIAGYDVVRHPRAVRGVVGYMPDFFGVYDDLRVGEYLLFYAAAYGIRGQRAARLRDDLLELVELGDKREAFVDTLSRGMQQRLCLARSLIHDPQVLLLDEPASGLDPLARVEMREILKELCRLGKTIIISSHILSELADLCTHIGMVTAGRIVRQGLLHEVLAAAHRRNFIVRCYGSLAPALAVLEAWPGVEIINTTEEQVEFSLSDGQAQAAALLKEMISSGAAVTHFAETQQSLEDTFLLLAREGGEA
- a CDS encoding DUF4350 domain-containing protein produces the protein MLFCFSRVVFAAPPAATARSGPVKMNVEPGWRGQVVPGSTGPAVVTLKNTSGRDISGVVEVINHYKHQPPPPPGSPPGTKPGPPIFIPASAFGEKVSLPAGAEKRVVLWFPWHGPGDKMIFRFLEGQKVLGSVEMNVPGSAGMISGPTAGAVGVLGQVPPALEKVRLTMPDGVPRAPRLIPLTADLFPRHGEDLNAFATIFVTGSGAGTLTEEQRRALAEWVELGGHLVLAGGLEVNETLAALPAGVTTISSRGITGRNNWQPAVAWLQQPAPGVAVAPAARLSGKGTWWGPAESPLGLQEDYGSGRITVLTFDPNQEPFNHGALGRALWERLLMVRGREEYRFSPSFPMARLGNISYLPNNLPQTAFPRWWMVGIYLLSFVVVAGPLTYLLLRRLKRPEFTWLAVPLLAVVFTGGLYLYMLWAGTSVLVNTVQVADAATGDRVQGCTAVGFFAPTRPTFTATLAGPDRPVQVQTFGERPWEIYGPPAEPPYTIVRGNDLEVRFSDASQWTMRTLAFRQDMAEAVAGLTAKLRVEGSRLTGTVKNGTALHLDHVTLLLGDDYRGLGDLAPGKEVAVDMPIPVPPAYNPQGMPRPNLPTWQIFLQPGGRSDKSKAGAPPGGHYPPDYQPSPRPLTVEEQRRAMMLDQWLGMYRYGPVENVSQPLTLVAWTHDPLQDVEVKNLRAKTHYLSMIFLHPELAIPRGAFDLPAGLVVPQPVDMQVRGISGHNNLIGLDGGSITYAFRPGLPAGAKVEEVTVELPFFPTRSTPGMPKGAVGPPSSHPEDVAPGALEVYHPGRGRWEPLAGAKSFTLPGEYARPGGEVLLRVNGESFSSGRGFYFLPPTVAYRGVME